The Prevotella sp. E2-28 genome includes the window TGTTGATGCTATTGACGAGAAGACTGTAGATCAGCACCTGTGGACCAATTTCATGCCAGATCCTGATTTGCTTATCCGTACGGGAGGCGAGGTTCGTATATCAAATTATCTGCTTTGGCAGATAGCTTATTCGGAACTCTATTTCTGTGATACTTATTGGCCCGATTTCAATGAGGAGGAGCTGCATAAGGCCATTAAGAGTTTCCAGAGTCGACAGCGTCGCTATGGTAAAACAGAGGCCCAGGTGGAAGCTGGTGAAAAGTAAAAAAGTAAAAGGTAAAAAAGTAAAAAGCAAAAGTGAATATAAAAGCGATCACAAAATGGTTAAAGGTAACGGTAAAAGGTGTTTTACCTTTTTACCTTTTCACCTTTTTACCTTTAAGCGTCAACGCGCAGAACAAGATTATCAACCCTGATATCTCTTATGCCGGTACGCCTCGACAGTGCGAGATTGGTGGTATCACTGTAGAAGGTGTTGAGGGGTATGAGGATTTTGTACTTATCAACTTGTCACAACTCAGTGTGGGTCAGCGAATAGAAGTCCCTGGTAGTGAAATTACAGAAGCTGTGAAGCGTTATTGGAAGCATGGCTTGTTTTCTGAAGTATCGATTACGGCAGACTCTATTGTCGATTCAAAAATATACCTCTGCATTCATTTGGCTTTACGTCCCCGTATTACATCAATAGAATACCATGGCGTGAAGAAAAGTGAGCGTGAAGATCTGGAGAATAAGTTGGGTATGGCTAAGGGCATGAGTATGACGAAGAACCTCATTGACCGCGCAAAGATTCTGGCTACGAAATATTTCGATGATAAGGGTTATAAAAATGCTGAGATAGATATCCGTCAAAGTGATGATGTGACGGGTAAAAACCAGGTAGTGCTTGATGTTTATATCGATAAGAAGGCTAAAATGAAAGTTCGCAGAATAGTCTTCGATGGTAATGATAAGGTGGCTGATAAAAAGATAAAAGGCGGATTCTTCTCGAAAGGTGCCTTTGGCAAGATTCATGAGTCAGGAAAACTGGCAAACTTCTTCAAGGCAAAAAAATTTACACCAGAGCGATATGATGAGGCTAAGCAGGCACTTATTGATAAATACAATGAATTAGGTTTCCGTGATGCCACCATTATAGAAGATTCTGTATGGACAGTCGATGATAAGCATGTTAGTGTTTACGTTAAGGTGGAAGAGGGCGAGAAGTATTATCTGCGTAACATCTCTTGGGTAGGTAATACGGTTGCTAATACTGATGCCTTGAATAAGACACTCGGCATGGCTAAAGGTGATGTCTATAATCAGAAGCTTATGAGTAAACGCTTGGTAGAAGACGATGATGCTGTACATAACTTCTATTATAATAATGGTTATGTGTTCTCTAGCGTTGAACCTGTTGACATTAATGTGGTGGGCGACTCTATCGATGTTGAAGTGCGTATTATTGAAGGTCCTCAGGCCCATTTGAATAATGTGCGTATCTTTGGTAACGACCGCCTCTATGAAGAGGTGGTACGCCGTGAGCTCCGTACAAAGCCTGGCGACCTCTTCTCGAAGGAGTCTATCATGCGTTCGGCTCGTGAAATCGCTTCTATGGGCTATTTCGATCCAGAATCAGTAAGTCCTGATGTGAAACCCAATGGTGAAGATGGTACTGTTGATATCAACTGGAACTTGGAGCAGAAGAGTAATGACCAGTTGGAACTCTCACTCGGTTGGGGACAGACAGGTATCATTGGTCGTGTAGGTGTTAAGTTTAATAACTTCTCATTGCGCAATCTACTAGGTAAGAACAAACTGTGGCGTGGCTTCCTGCCTGCTGGTGATGGTGAGCAGGTAGGTCTTAACTTCCAAACCAATGGTCGTTACTATAGTTCTTATAGTGCCAACTATTCTACAGGTTGGTTTGGTGGCAAGCGTCCTAACGCTTTCAACGTTGGTGTTTATTATTCTAAGCAGAGCGACGTTTCAAGTACGTATTACAACTCGGCCTACATGAACAATATTTATAATTATATGTATGGTACGAGTTCGTATAACAGTAGTTACTATAATTATGACAGCTTCCTTGATGACGATAAATATGTAAAGTTGTTGGGTATCTCTGTAGGATGGGGTAAGCGTCTGCGCTGGCCTGACGACTATTTCCAGTTCTCTGCTACCTTGGCCTATCAGCGTTATATGCTGAAAGACTGGCAATACTTTATCATCTCAAATGGTAACTGTAATAACATCAACCTGGGATTGTCATTGACACGTAACTCTACTGATAACCCCCTGTTCCCCCGTCATGGTTCTGAGTTCTCTCTCTCAGTTACCCTTACGCCACCTTGGTCATTGTTTGATGGAAAGGACTATAAGAATATGGCCACACAGGATACTTATACCTATAAAAACGAGCGTTGGCAGAGTGAGCAGGCCTCAAAGTATAAGTGGGTAGAGTATCATAAATGGAAGTTCAAGAGTCGTACCTATACGTCACTTACTAGTGGTCAGAAATGCTTTGTGCTGATGACGCGTGTTGAGTTCGGACTGTTGGGTTCTTACAATAAATACAAGAAGTCACCATTTGAGACCTTCTATGTTGGTGGTGACGGTATGAGTGGTTATTCAACCAGCTATGCAGAGGAGACCATTGGTCTTCGCGGTTACGACAACGGTTCTATTTCATCTACAGCCTATGTCAATGGTGGTGAGTGGAGTGGCAGTCGTTATAGTGCTTACGATGCCTATGCTTATGATCGCTTCACATTGGAACTTCGCTATCCTTTCATGCTGGGTAATACAACAATTTATGGCCTTGGTTTCCTTGAAGGCGGTAATGCTTGGGCTAAGACACGCGACTTCAACCCCTTCGACATGAAACGTTCTGCAGGTGTTGGTGTACGTATCTTCCTGCCTATGGTTGGTCTGATGGGTATCGACTGGGCTTATGGTTTCGATAAGGTCTATAACGGTGGATGGCAGCGTGGTGGCGGTCAATTCCACTTCATCTTAGGACAGGAGTTCTAAAGAAGACTCAAAACTATTAAACCGTACAAAAGTTTTCACGTCTAAGAAGTATAACACTTAAAATTGACGATTATGAAGAAACTGTTTTTATTACTTGTTCTGTGTGTAGCAACAATGTCTATGCAGGCACAGAAGTTTGCTTTAGTTGATATGGACTATATCTTCAAGAATATACCTGCCTATGAACGTGCAAATGAACAACTATCGCAGGTGTCCAAGAAATGGCAGGCCGAAGTGGATGCTTTGATGACTGAAGCTCAGACCATGTATAAGAACTATCAGAACGAGGTCGTATTTCTCTCAAAAGAGCAGAAGCAGGCAAAGCAAGATGCTATTATGGAAAAAGAGAAGCAGGCTGCAGATTTGAAGAAGAAATACTTTGGTCCAGAAGGTGAACTTTTCAAGAAACGTACAGCATTGATGAATCCCATTCAGGAAGAGGTCTATAATGCTATTAAGGACGTGGCAGATCTTCGTGGCTATCAACTTGTGCTCGACCGTGCCAGTGATACAGGTATTATCTTTGGTTCGCCTAAGATAGATATTTCCGATGAGGTGCTCCGTAAGTTGGGCTACTCCTATTAATTTATTCGAATAAGTAAAGTCAATCGACAACAAAAGTAATAACAAATAAATAAAAGAAAAATGAAGAAATTTATCATCTGCGCTATTTGCGCAATCTGCGGTTTCACTACCGCCAATGCACAGGCTAAGTTTGGTCATGTGAACACACAGGAGATTATTCAGGCAATGCCAGAGTTCGCTGCAGCTCGTACAGACATCGAGAAGCTCACGCAGCAGTATGATGCAGACCTGAAGTCTATGCAGGAAGAACTTCAGAAGAAGGCTGAGGCTTTTGAGAAGGAAGAGTCTACTCTGCCCGAGAATATCAAGACCCGTCGTAATCAGGAACTGCAGGATCTCTATCAGCGCATCCAGCAGACCTATCAGGACAACCAGCAGGCTTTGGCTAAGGCCCAGCAGGAGAAAATGCAGGCTATAACAACGAAAGTACTTGACGCTATCAAGTCTGTA containing:
- a CDS encoding OmpH family outer membrane protein, encoding MKKLFLLLVLCVATMSMQAQKFALVDMDYIFKNIPAYERANEQLSQVSKKWQAEVDALMTEAQTMYKNYQNEVVFLSKEQKQAKQDAIMEKEKQAADLKKKYFGPEGELFKKRTALMNPIQEEVYNAIKDVADLRGYQLVLDRASDTGIIFGSPKIDISDEVLRKLGYSY
- a CDS encoding OmpH family outer membrane protein; this encodes MKKFIICAICAICGFTTANAQAKFGHVNTQEIIQAMPEFAAARTDIEKLTQQYDADLKSMQEELQKKAEAFEKEESTLPENIKTRRNQELQDLYQRIQQTYQDNQQALAKAQQEKMQAITTKVLDAIKSVGQEGSFVYVMDMSAGIPYISTTLSTDVTAQVKAKLGLK
- a CDS encoding outer membrane protein assembly factor — its product is MNIKAITKWLKVTVKGVLPFYLFTFLPLSVNAQNKIINPDISYAGTPRQCEIGGITVEGVEGYEDFVLINLSQLSVGQRIEVPGSEITEAVKRYWKHGLFSEVSITADSIVDSKIYLCIHLALRPRITSIEYHGVKKSEREDLENKLGMAKGMSMTKNLIDRAKILATKYFDDKGYKNAEIDIRQSDDVTGKNQVVLDVYIDKKAKMKVRRIVFDGNDKVADKKIKGGFFSKGAFGKIHESGKLANFFKAKKFTPERYDEAKQALIDKYNELGFRDATIIEDSVWTVDDKHVSVYVKVEEGEKYYLRNISWVGNTVANTDALNKTLGMAKGDVYNQKLMSKRLVEDDDAVHNFYYNNGYVFSSVEPVDINVVGDSIDVEVRIIEGPQAHLNNVRIFGNDRLYEEVVRRELRTKPGDLFSKESIMRSAREIASMGYFDPESVSPDVKPNGEDGTVDINWNLEQKSNDQLELSLGWGQTGIIGRVGVKFNNFSLRNLLGKNKLWRGFLPAGDGEQVGLNFQTNGRYYSSYSANYSTGWFGGKRPNAFNVGVYYSKQSDVSSTYYNSAYMNNIYNYMYGTSSYNSSYYNYDSFLDDDKYVKLLGISVGWGKRLRWPDDYFQFSATLAYQRYMLKDWQYFIISNGNCNNINLGLSLTRNSTDNPLFPRHGSEFSLSVTLTPPWSLFDGKDYKNMATQDTYTYKNERWQSEQASKYKWVEYHKWKFKSRTYTSLTSGQKCFVLMTRVEFGLLGSYNKYKKSPFETFYVGGDGMSGYSTSYAEETIGLRGYDNGSISSTAYVNGGEWSGSRYSAYDAYAYDRFTLELRYPFMLGNTTIYGLGFLEGGNAWAKTRDFNPFDMKRSAGVGVRIFLPMVGLMGIDWAYGFDKVYNGGWQRGGGQFHFILGQEF